One stretch of Paramormyrops kingsleyae isolate MSU_618 chromosome 4, PKINGS_0.4, whole genome shotgun sequence DNA includes these proteins:
- the qtrt2 gene encoding queuine tRNA-ribosyltransferase accessory subunit 2 isoform X2, with the protein MKLELRRLVRGARLGILSGLGGGGQHSLELPGCLLYTRCCSVPHLTQDTLRTLGALPAGALLPLASVAEHQEVLESFQEGAAKFAGLHNTALFCSLHDPATLCPSGYNTNKTVSIWSSGGRIELTVQRYMALQAAVRPNWYQSLADGDTQQAGTSLKRIRKSVDRTLAFLDECLLLHHKAQLAEAHIFGVIEGGDVLEERLRSSRETAKRPVSGFVLDGFHSRAMERELQHQLIVAVTSELPQDKPRLLQGVGRPDEVLACVELGVDLFEGFFPFLVTERGCALNFDFNVNCDPESKEQEENGVAEKLMKDSEEPADLQQVTCFEMNLKDEKYRDDFRPLVEGCECYCCKNHKRAYLHHLLVTKELLAGVLLMLHNLAHYGGFFSALRRALESGHFEALKGKVLGLSRSV; encoded by the exons ATGAAGCTGGAGCTTCGCCGGCTGGTGCGGGGCGCTCGGCTGGGGATCCTTAGCGGGCTGGGCGGGGGAGGGCAGCACAGCCTAGAGCTGCCGGGGTGCCTGCTGTACACACGCTGTTGCTCTGTGCCGCATCTCACGCAAGATACGCTTCGGACACTAGGGGCACTGCCCGCCGGCGCCCTGTTGCCTCTGGCCTCCGT GGCTGAGCATCAGGAGGTGCTAGAGTCCTTCCAAGAGGGTGCAGCTAAATTTGCAG GTCTCCACAACACGGCGCTCTTCTGCTCACTGCATGACCCCGCAACCCTGTGCCCCTCTGGCTACAACACCAACAAG ACCGTGTCCATATGGAGTAGCGGCGGCCGCATCGAACTCACTGTCCAGCGCTACATGGCACTTCAGGCTGCTGTTCGGCCTAACTGGTACCAGAGCCTGGCGGACGGAGACACCCAGCAGGCTGGAACTTCGCTAAAGAGGATTCGCAAGTCCGTGGATCGGACACTGGCTTTCCTGGATGAGTGTCTACTGCTGCATCACAAGGCTCAG CTGGCTGAGGCccacatctttggtgtaatcgAGGGAGGCGACGTCCTGGAGGAGCGGCTGCGCTCGTCGCGGGAGACAGCTAAGAGGCCCGTCAGCGGTTTCGTCCTGGATGGCTTCCACTCGAGGGCCATGGAACGGGagctgcagcaccagctgattGTCGCAGTAACCAGTGAGCTGCCCCAGGATAAGCCCag GCTGCTCCAGGGTGTTGGCCGTCCTGATGAGGTGCTGGCATGTGTGGAGTTAGGTGTCGATCTCTTTGAGGGCTTCTTCCCCTTTTTGGTCACTGAGCGGGGCTGTGCCCTCAACTTTGACTTCAATGTCAACTGTGATCCTGAGAGCAAAG AGCAGGAGGAGAATGGAGTTGCAGAGAAGCTTATGAAGGACTCCGAGGAGCCGGCAGACCTGCAGCAGGTGACCTGCTTTGAGATGAATCTGAAAGATGAGAA GTACCGGGATGACTTCCGCCCCCTGGTGGAAGGGTGTGAGTGTTATTGCTGCAAGAACCACAAGAGGGCATACTTGCACCATCTGCTGGTCACCAAAGAGCTGCTCGCTGGTGTGCTGCTGATGCTGCACAACCTGGCACACTATGGTGGCTTCTTCTCTGCCCTGCGGAGGGCGCTGGAGAGTGGTCACTTTGAGGCCCTGAAAGGCAAGGTGCTGGGACTCAGCAGGAGTGTGTAG
- the qtrt2 gene encoding queuine tRNA-ribosyltransferase accessory subunit 2 isoform X1, protein MKLELRRLVRGARLGILSGLGGGGQHSLELPGCLLYTRCCSVPHLTQDTLRTLGALPAGALLPLASVAEHQEVLESFQEGAAKFAGLHNTALFCSLHDPATLCPSGYNTNKTVSIWSSGGRIELTVQRYMALQAAVRPNWYQSLADGDTQQAGTSLKRIRKSVDRTLAFLDECLLLHHKAQELAEAHIFGVIEGGDVLEERLRSSRETAKRPVSGFVLDGFHSRAMERELQHQLIVAVTSELPQDKPRLLQGVGRPDEVLACVELGVDLFEGFFPFLVTERGCALNFDFNVNCDPESKEQEENGVAEKLMKDSEEPADLQQVTCFEMNLKDEKYRDDFRPLVEGCECYCCKNHKRAYLHHLLVTKELLAGVLLMLHNLAHYGGFFSALRRALESGHFEALKGKVLGLSRSV, encoded by the exons ATGAAGCTGGAGCTTCGCCGGCTGGTGCGGGGCGCTCGGCTGGGGATCCTTAGCGGGCTGGGCGGGGGAGGGCAGCACAGCCTAGAGCTGCCGGGGTGCCTGCTGTACACACGCTGTTGCTCTGTGCCGCATCTCACGCAAGATACGCTTCGGACACTAGGGGCACTGCCCGCCGGCGCCCTGTTGCCTCTGGCCTCCGT GGCTGAGCATCAGGAGGTGCTAGAGTCCTTCCAAGAGGGTGCAGCTAAATTTGCAG GTCTCCACAACACGGCGCTCTTCTGCTCACTGCATGACCCCGCAACCCTGTGCCCCTCTGGCTACAACACCAACAAG ACCGTGTCCATATGGAGTAGCGGCGGCCGCATCGAACTCACTGTCCAGCGCTACATGGCACTTCAGGCTGCTGTTCGGCCTAACTGGTACCAGAGCCTGGCGGACGGAGACACCCAGCAGGCTGGAACTTCGCTAAAGAGGATTCGCAAGTCCGTGGATCGGACACTGGCTTTCCTGGATGAGTGTCTACTGCTGCATCACAAGGCTCAG GAGCTGGCTGAGGCccacatctttggtgtaatcgAGGGAGGCGACGTCCTGGAGGAGCGGCTGCGCTCGTCGCGGGAGACAGCTAAGAGGCCCGTCAGCGGTTTCGTCCTGGATGGCTTCCACTCGAGGGCCATGGAACGGGagctgcagcaccagctgattGTCGCAGTAACCAGTGAGCTGCCCCAGGATAAGCCCag GCTGCTCCAGGGTGTTGGCCGTCCTGATGAGGTGCTGGCATGTGTGGAGTTAGGTGTCGATCTCTTTGAGGGCTTCTTCCCCTTTTTGGTCACTGAGCGGGGCTGTGCCCTCAACTTTGACTTCAATGTCAACTGTGATCCTGAGAGCAAAG AGCAGGAGGAGAATGGAGTTGCAGAGAAGCTTATGAAGGACTCCGAGGAGCCGGCAGACCTGCAGCAGGTGACCTGCTTTGAGATGAATCTGAAAGATGAGAA GTACCGGGATGACTTCCGCCCCCTGGTGGAAGGGTGTGAGTGTTATTGCTGCAAGAACCACAAGAGGGCATACTTGCACCATCTGCTGGTCACCAAAGAGCTGCTCGCTGGTGTGCTGCTGATGCTGCACAACCTGGCACACTATGGTGGCTTCTTCTCTGCCCTGCGGAGGGCGCTGGAGAGTGGTCACTTTGAGGCCCTGAAAGGCAAGGTGCTGGGACTCAGCAGGAGTGTGTAG
- the drd3 gene encoding D(3) dopamine receptor, producing MKTNRTMSLFAATGAFWNKSDTLNGTGVQQEEGRNYSALLYALLILVVVFGNSLVCLAVLRERALQTSTNYLVVSLAVADLLVAILVMPWVVYLEVLGGDWPFSRLSCNIFVTLDVMMCTASILNLCAISIDRYLAVVMPVLYTASRKSRGRVSAMIATVWILAFAVSCPLLFGFNTTDKASTCSISNPEFVVYSSVVSFYLPFVVTLLVYMRIYVFFKRRRRRRRMTSCGASVRVQEESVTEREASSIEIKVARRTRRRPQALCGPHFPSTCLLHWKFKSPTVEDRRAAESADSYNVSQASLPRLDIELQQREAQEESLAAESKKEAAKRRQGVKNLPNGQTLVSLHTAHRGGNMQTREKKATQMLAIVLGVFLICWLPFFVTHILKTHCKGCHVPNQLYSAATWLGYVNSAVNPIIYTTFNVDFRRAFIKILSC from the exons ATGAAAACTAACAG GACCATGTCGCTGTTTGCGGCTACTGGCGCCTTCTGGAACAAGTCAGATACGCTGAATGGGACCGGAGTCCAACAGGAGGAGGGCCGGAACTACAGCGCCCTGCTGTATGCGCTGCTCATCTTAGTGGTGGTATTTGGGAACTCGCTGGTTTGCCTGGCGGTGCTGAGGGAGAGGGCCCTGCAGACCAGCACCAACTACCTGGTGGTCAGTCTCGCTGTCGCCGACCTGCTGGTGGCCATCCTGGTCATGCCCTGGGTGGTTTACCTGGAG GTGCTGGGGGGAGACTGGCCTTTCAGCCGGCTCTCCTGCAACATCTTCGTCACCCTGGATGTTATGATGTGCACAGCCAGCATCCTCAACCTGTGTGCTATTAGCATCGACAG GTACCTGGCAGTGGTGATGCCTGTCCTCTACACCGCCAGCCGCAAGTCCCGCGGCCGAGTGTCAGCCATGATCGCCACCGTTTGGATCCTTGCCTTTGCCGTGTCGTGCCCCCTGCTGTTTGGATTCAACACCACAG ACAAAGCCAGCACCTGCTCCATCTCAAACCCTGAGTTCGTCGTCTACTCCTCTGTGGTGTCCTTCTACCTGCCCTTTGTGGTCACTCTGCTGGTGTACATGCGCATCTACGTCTTCTTTAAAAGGAGGAGACGGAGGAGAAGAATGACCAGCTGTGGGGCCAGCGTGAGAGTGCAG GAGGAGTCCGTTACGGAGAGAGAGGCGTCCTCCATTGAGATCAAAGTGGCAAGGAGGACcagg CGGAGGCCACAGGCCCTGTGCGGCCCTCATTTCCCCTCCACTTGCCTGCTACACTGGAAGTTCAAAAGCCCCACCGTGGAGGACAGACGGGCAGCAGAATCGGCAGACTCTTACAATGTGAGCCAGGCATCGTTGCCGCGACTGGACATCGAGCTCCAACAGAGGGAGGCTCAGGAGGAGAGCTTAGCAGCAGAGAGCAAAAAGGAAGCAGCCAAGAGGAGGCAGGGGGTAAAGAATCTACCCAATGGACAGACCCTGGTCTCTCTGCACACTGCCCATAGGGGTGGGAACATGCAGACGCGGGAGAAGAAGGCAACACAGATGCTGGCCATTGTGCTGG GCGTCTTCCTCATCTGCTGGCTGCCCTTCTTCGTGACCCACATCCTGAAGACTCACTGCAAGGGCTGCCATGTGCCCAACCAGCTCTACAGTGCTGCCACCTGGCTGGGGTATGTCAACAGTGCTGTCAACCCCATCATCTACACAACGTTCAACGTCGATTTCCGGCGTGCCTTCATCAAGATCCTCTCCTGCTGA
- the qtrt2 gene encoding queuine tRNA-ribosyltransferase accessory subunit 2 isoform X3 — protein MKLELRRLVRGARLGILSGLGGGGQHSLELPGCLLYTRCCSVPHLTQDTLRTLGALPAGALLPLASVAEHQEVLESFQEGAAKFAGLHNTALFCSLHDPATLCPSGYNTNKTVSIWSSGGRIELTVQRYMALQAAVRPNWYQSLADGDTQQAGTSLKRIRKSVDRTLAFLDECLLLHHKAQELAEAHIFGVIEGGDVLEERLRSSRETAKRPVSGFVLDGFHSRAMERELQHQLIVAVTSELPQDKPRLLQGVGRPDEVLACVELGVDLFEGFFPFLVTERGCALNFDFNVNCDPESKGSECCMKRSVALCRAGGEWSCREAYEGLRGAGRPAAGTGMTSAPWWKGVSVIAARTTRGHTCTICWSPKSCSLVCC, from the exons ATGAAGCTGGAGCTTCGCCGGCTGGTGCGGGGCGCTCGGCTGGGGATCCTTAGCGGGCTGGGCGGGGGAGGGCAGCACAGCCTAGAGCTGCCGGGGTGCCTGCTGTACACACGCTGTTGCTCTGTGCCGCATCTCACGCAAGATACGCTTCGGACACTAGGGGCACTGCCCGCCGGCGCCCTGTTGCCTCTGGCCTCCGT GGCTGAGCATCAGGAGGTGCTAGAGTCCTTCCAAGAGGGTGCAGCTAAATTTGCAG GTCTCCACAACACGGCGCTCTTCTGCTCACTGCATGACCCCGCAACCCTGTGCCCCTCTGGCTACAACACCAACAAG ACCGTGTCCATATGGAGTAGCGGCGGCCGCATCGAACTCACTGTCCAGCGCTACATGGCACTTCAGGCTGCTGTTCGGCCTAACTGGTACCAGAGCCTGGCGGACGGAGACACCCAGCAGGCTGGAACTTCGCTAAAGAGGATTCGCAAGTCCGTGGATCGGACACTGGCTTTCCTGGATGAGTGTCTACTGCTGCATCACAAGGCTCAG GAGCTGGCTGAGGCccacatctttggtgtaatcgAGGGAGGCGACGTCCTGGAGGAGCGGCTGCGCTCGTCGCGGGAGACAGCTAAGAGGCCCGTCAGCGGTTTCGTCCTGGATGGCTTCCACTCGAGGGCCATGGAACGGGagctgcagcaccagctgattGTCGCAGTAACCAGTGAGCTGCCCCAGGATAAGCCCag GCTGCTCCAGGGTGTTGGCCGTCCTGATGAGGTGCTGGCATGTGTGGAGTTAGGTGTCGATCTCTTTGAGGGCTTCTTCCCCTTTTTGGTCACTGAGCGGGGCTGTGCCCTCAACTTTGACTTCAATGTCAACTGTGATCCTGAGAGCAAAG GGTCTGAGTGTTGCATGAAGAGATCTGTGGCTCTGTGCAGAGCAGGAGGAGAATGGAGTTGCAGAGAAGCTTATGAAGGACTCCGAGGAGCCGGCAGACCTGCAGCAG GTACCGGGATGACTTCCGCCCCCTGGTGGAAGGGTGTGAGTGTTATTGCTGCAAGAACCACAAGAGGGCATACTTGCACCATCTGCTGGTCACCAAAGAGCTGCTCGCTGGTGTGCTGCTGA
- the qtrt2 gene encoding queuine tRNA-ribosyltransferase accessory subunit 2 isoform X5, with translation MKLELRRLVRGARLGILSGLGGGGQHSLELPGCLLYTRCCSVPHLTQDTLRTLGALPAGALLPLASVAEHQEVLESFQEGAAKFAGLHNTALFCSLHDPATLCPSGYNTNKTVSIWSSGGRIELTVQRYMALQAAVRPNWYQSLADGDTQQAGTSLKRIRKSVDRTLAFLDECLLLHHKAQELAEAHIFGVIEGGDVLEERLRSSRETAKRPVSGFVLDGFHSRAMERELQHQLIVAVTSELPQDKPRLLQGVGRPDEVLACVELGVDLFEGFFPFLVTERGCALNFDFNVNCDPESKGSECCMKRSVALCRAGGEWSCREAYEGLRGAGRPAAGDLL, from the exons ATGAAGCTGGAGCTTCGCCGGCTGGTGCGGGGCGCTCGGCTGGGGATCCTTAGCGGGCTGGGCGGGGGAGGGCAGCACAGCCTAGAGCTGCCGGGGTGCCTGCTGTACACACGCTGTTGCTCTGTGCCGCATCTCACGCAAGATACGCTTCGGACACTAGGGGCACTGCCCGCCGGCGCCCTGTTGCCTCTGGCCTCCGT GGCTGAGCATCAGGAGGTGCTAGAGTCCTTCCAAGAGGGTGCAGCTAAATTTGCAG GTCTCCACAACACGGCGCTCTTCTGCTCACTGCATGACCCCGCAACCCTGTGCCCCTCTGGCTACAACACCAACAAG ACCGTGTCCATATGGAGTAGCGGCGGCCGCATCGAACTCACTGTCCAGCGCTACATGGCACTTCAGGCTGCTGTTCGGCCTAACTGGTACCAGAGCCTGGCGGACGGAGACACCCAGCAGGCTGGAACTTCGCTAAAGAGGATTCGCAAGTCCGTGGATCGGACACTGGCTTTCCTGGATGAGTGTCTACTGCTGCATCACAAGGCTCAG GAGCTGGCTGAGGCccacatctttggtgtaatcgAGGGAGGCGACGTCCTGGAGGAGCGGCTGCGCTCGTCGCGGGAGACAGCTAAGAGGCCCGTCAGCGGTTTCGTCCTGGATGGCTTCCACTCGAGGGCCATGGAACGGGagctgcagcaccagctgattGTCGCAGTAACCAGTGAGCTGCCCCAGGATAAGCCCag GCTGCTCCAGGGTGTTGGCCGTCCTGATGAGGTGCTGGCATGTGTGGAGTTAGGTGTCGATCTCTTTGAGGGCTTCTTCCCCTTTTTGGTCACTGAGCGGGGCTGTGCCCTCAACTTTGACTTCAATGTCAACTGTGATCCTGAGAGCAAAG GGTCTGAGTGTTGCATGAAGAGATCTGTGGCTCTGTGCAGAGCAGGAGGAGAATGGAGTTGCAGAGAAGCTTATGAAGGACTCCGAGGAGCCGGCAGACCTGCAGCAGGTGACCTGCTTTGA
- the qtrt2 gene encoding queuine tRNA-ribosyltransferase accessory subunit 2 isoform X6 yields the protein MKLELRRLVRGARLGILSGLGGGGQHSLELPGCLLYTRCCSVPHLTQDTLRTLGALPAGALLPLASVAEHQEVLESFQEGAAKFAGLHNTALFCSLHDPATLCPSGYNTNKTVSIWSSGGRIELTVQRYMALQAAVRPNWYQSLADGDTQQAGTSLKRIRKSVDRTLAFLDECLLLHHKAQELAEAHIFGVIEGGDVLEERLRSSRETAKRPVSGFVLDGFHSRAMERELQHQLIVAVTSELPQDKPRLLQGVGRPDEVLACVELGVDLFEGFFPFLVTERGCALNFDFNVNCDPESKEQEENGVAEKLMKDSEEPADLQQVPG from the exons ATGAAGCTGGAGCTTCGCCGGCTGGTGCGGGGCGCTCGGCTGGGGATCCTTAGCGGGCTGGGCGGGGGAGGGCAGCACAGCCTAGAGCTGCCGGGGTGCCTGCTGTACACACGCTGTTGCTCTGTGCCGCATCTCACGCAAGATACGCTTCGGACACTAGGGGCACTGCCCGCCGGCGCCCTGTTGCCTCTGGCCTCCGT GGCTGAGCATCAGGAGGTGCTAGAGTCCTTCCAAGAGGGTGCAGCTAAATTTGCAG GTCTCCACAACACGGCGCTCTTCTGCTCACTGCATGACCCCGCAACCCTGTGCCCCTCTGGCTACAACACCAACAAG ACCGTGTCCATATGGAGTAGCGGCGGCCGCATCGAACTCACTGTCCAGCGCTACATGGCACTTCAGGCTGCTGTTCGGCCTAACTGGTACCAGAGCCTGGCGGACGGAGACACCCAGCAGGCTGGAACTTCGCTAAAGAGGATTCGCAAGTCCGTGGATCGGACACTGGCTTTCCTGGATGAGTGTCTACTGCTGCATCACAAGGCTCAG GAGCTGGCTGAGGCccacatctttggtgtaatcgAGGGAGGCGACGTCCTGGAGGAGCGGCTGCGCTCGTCGCGGGAGACAGCTAAGAGGCCCGTCAGCGGTTTCGTCCTGGATGGCTTCCACTCGAGGGCCATGGAACGGGagctgcagcaccagctgattGTCGCAGTAACCAGTGAGCTGCCCCAGGATAAGCCCag GCTGCTCCAGGGTGTTGGCCGTCCTGATGAGGTGCTGGCATGTGTGGAGTTAGGTGTCGATCTCTTTGAGGGCTTCTTCCCCTTTTTGGTCACTGAGCGGGGCTGTGCCCTCAACTTTGACTTCAATGTCAACTGTGATCCTGAGAGCAAAG AGCAGGAGGAGAATGGAGTTGCAGAGAAGCTTATGAAGGACTCCGAGGAGCCGGCAGACCTGCAGCAG GTACCGGGATGA
- the qtrt2 gene encoding queuine tRNA-ribosyltransferase accessory subunit 2 isoform X4, producing the protein MKLELRRLVRGARLGILSGLGGGGQHSLELPGCLLYTRCCSVPHLTQDTLRTLGALPAGALLPLASVAEHQEVLESFQEGAAKFAGLHNTALFCSLHDPATLCPSGYNTNKTVSIWSSGGRIELTVQRYMALQAAVRPNWYQSLADGDTQQAGTSLKRIRKSVDRTLAFLDECLLLHHKAQELAEAHIFGVIEGGDVLEERLRSSRETAKRPVSGFVLDGFHSRAMERELQHQLIVAVTSELPQDKPRLLQGVGRPDEVLACVELGVDLFEGFFPFLVTERGCALNFDFNVNCDPESKGGEWSCREAYEGLRGAGRPAAGTGMTSAPWWKGVSVIAARTTRGHTCTICWSPKSCSLVCC; encoded by the exons ATGAAGCTGGAGCTTCGCCGGCTGGTGCGGGGCGCTCGGCTGGGGATCCTTAGCGGGCTGGGCGGGGGAGGGCAGCACAGCCTAGAGCTGCCGGGGTGCCTGCTGTACACACGCTGTTGCTCTGTGCCGCATCTCACGCAAGATACGCTTCGGACACTAGGGGCACTGCCCGCCGGCGCCCTGTTGCCTCTGGCCTCCGT GGCTGAGCATCAGGAGGTGCTAGAGTCCTTCCAAGAGGGTGCAGCTAAATTTGCAG GTCTCCACAACACGGCGCTCTTCTGCTCACTGCATGACCCCGCAACCCTGTGCCCCTCTGGCTACAACACCAACAAG ACCGTGTCCATATGGAGTAGCGGCGGCCGCATCGAACTCACTGTCCAGCGCTACATGGCACTTCAGGCTGCTGTTCGGCCTAACTGGTACCAGAGCCTGGCGGACGGAGACACCCAGCAGGCTGGAACTTCGCTAAAGAGGATTCGCAAGTCCGTGGATCGGACACTGGCTTTCCTGGATGAGTGTCTACTGCTGCATCACAAGGCTCAG GAGCTGGCTGAGGCccacatctttggtgtaatcgAGGGAGGCGACGTCCTGGAGGAGCGGCTGCGCTCGTCGCGGGAGACAGCTAAGAGGCCCGTCAGCGGTTTCGTCCTGGATGGCTTCCACTCGAGGGCCATGGAACGGGagctgcagcaccagctgattGTCGCAGTAACCAGTGAGCTGCCCCAGGATAAGCCCag GCTGCTCCAGGGTGTTGGCCGTCCTGATGAGGTGCTGGCATGTGTGGAGTTAGGTGTCGATCTCTTTGAGGGCTTCTTCCCCTTTTTGGTCACTGAGCGGGGCTGTGCCCTCAACTTTGACTTCAATGTCAACTGTGATCCTGAGAGCAAAG GAGGAGAATGGAGTTGCAGAGAAGCTTATGAAGGACTCCGAGGAGCCGGCAGACCTGCAGCAG GTACCGGGATGACTTCCGCCCCCTGGTGGAAGGGTGTGAGTGTTATTGCTGCAAGAACCACAAGAGGGCATACTTGCACCATCTGCTGGTCACCAAAGAGCTGCTCGCTGGTGTGCTGCTGA